The Lycorma delicatula isolate Av1 chromosome 2, ASM4794821v1, whole genome shotgun sequence DNA window GTTTGACAAAGTATAGGAATCCTTAAGTAACTTTTCAACtggtaaacagaaaaatgaaatttaacaaatgctcctgccccaaaattatataattatcagtAAGAGATCCCTAAATCCCCAATGGGGACAACACCTCCAAATGAAAAGGGTAAGATTATTCTTTCTATTGTACTATTTAAAGGAcattagaaaataaacttttcatataaaaaatttcaggcTATATCAAACTTAGCTAattcaaatttgatattttttacagttaattcaAAAGTAGTCTACACTGCATTCctaaaaaaacaatctttgtttatcaaaaaaatagGTTTGTTTTGAGATTagaatatttgctaaattttaatttttttaatgttgaacagTTATTTTAGAGGTACTGAAGACCACTTTTTAAACCACtttctttttgtgaaaaatgttaaatgggcTCCATTTTGGTTGTTGTAGCCTGACGTTACATGAAAAGTTTTCACCActcttgataattattttatcacaacttaccttgaaaattaaaaatttttgagttgcttcCCCAACGCGGCTTGGGGCAGGATggtctcatagaaaaaacaaacaatttcaaggtagaagcatttgctaaatttcatttttctatgttaaatggtttaagatttatttaaggattcctattcatttttaattttgtatatacatacTTACTTAAACTGTGTACACATGTTCGCtcatatatgaatataataaatatttattgatattagcTGAATTACCTAATATTTTACAATCCCCTTTGAACCATTTCTAATGTATTACCTATAAGGAGATcttcagtcaaaatttaaaaaaatctcctacaataattgttttgatttgtcttcctttaattctttttaactgGATAAGATACATCTGATGAAAATTTTCACTTTTCCTGTGAAGGATCTTGAGTGGAAAATATCAAAGAattgagattattattatttcctttcttttaagtaaaccgtaacaattatttaaaaacttatcaacATTTGAACAACTGGCAACACTGTTGGCAATTTTTAACAGATGTTGTCATTGTAATTAGTTTCAGGTAGTAATGCAGttgaatttcataaattatttacaatgtatATGTTTTGTTGCAGTACAGTACTGTGAGTGCAGCTGTTTGTGTAAAAGGCCTCATTCAATCAAAGAGAAGATAGCTacagttgaggcctatattcatTCTGCCATATGAAAAATCATGTCAAGTAGtcatagaaaaatttccaaatacctGTAccccagcaaagagtagcatacatgatttagttaaaaaatggcatacaacaggttcggtttcaaatgcaaaacaaaagaGGCAACTTTCCGTTAGGATACTAAAAGGACAATTACTGCCaggccaaaaaaaaatcactttgcaagttatcccaacaatcttgtattaaatacacatcttgtcataaaattcttcacGATTAAGATTGAAACCATACCATGTTACAACtatgcaacaactgaaggagacagataACAAGCTGTCGGCAGAGGGCAGTGGCATCCACATTTcgcagagttgtctacttgcaatttttattttggggCAACTTAAATGAgaaagtttatgcatctaatccccacaatattgatgaaccgAAGGTGAACATTTGACGAGAAATCAATGCCATTGACAACAACTTTTTGCATcagactctcaatatgatcacttgagcacaaaagtgcatcaatGCCcaggttcggttttatgttgatCACACTTTAGTGCAGTAAACTTCTACAAAAGATTATTGTGTCATTTGTATGATATAAAACAGGTTATTAACTATGCTTTCTTAATTTCACTTCATTATTACTGtacttttaattctaaaatactttttatacctttctttgttcaaaagatttaaaaacaaaaaaaaaaaaatggtacaaaaccattgacaaaaaattattttaaatctaaaacattttaattctggTTCTCCCAACTACTTGTTTGACAACTGAAGAGaacattaatagattttaaatacatttctgtAACTGCTTTTTGATCATGCTATAGTTCCAAGTTTATTTCAATAGTGTAAAGCAAAACTCTTTGTCTTTGTTTAGAACAATCAGAATGTATGATAGTAAATTTAATCTAATCACAAATAAAACACTACAGATGGACATCAATTACACGAATTCTCATCAATAGAATTAATCCAAACTACACTTGTGTATCAGAAGATTGGAGTAAAAATGTTCACTGTACCTGTGGAAAGATTTTtgggttaataattaaaaattttgatttgatgtTTATCTGAGCATACTCTAACAAGTACTCAGAATTTTAGCATCAaacaaatgcaaatttaaaaatatggacTTTTTATTTTGAAGGTATTAAACACCTGCTTACCTCTTATAAttctcttataatttatttaattattttttcaggcaaataataagggaaaaaatcaaaatatacatttttgaatttctgGTGTTTAGAAAATGGGAGAATCTGTTTGTTtggttaagtaataattttattcattaaggagatgaatatttaaaactactttttaggTGGTGTCTAAGATCAAGTGAACTCCCTATAAAACTTCTATTTCCAAGAACAATGGATTCAGGAGATATTTTCATCGGTGAAAGAATGCTATTCgcttttaacagatttatttttttatattttacattgaattatatcaaaattacattacttatgaaaaatgaaaattaaagacaaatatataattaagaattgaaaaaaaatttataaaatatagtaacattatttttatttacattatacataaattaagcAAACTTAATGAGATGaggtcaaatttaataattattccaggctcttttttaacatactttggcagtacaaaataatttagttctcataccagaattaaaaaaaaaattttctttaagactgaaaaataaaaaaagatatttgaatGAGAAAAGTTGATCAATATGATCACTTAGTAAAACTGTTATCAAGAACATTCACAAAATGATAAGAAAGTTAACTACATAGAGTAGCGATTCAAACAAGACTTAGAAATCCATGACTCTTGCTAATTTTTTAAGTCTATTAAGAAGTATATCACCTCTCTTAACAGTAGTTTGATACAAGAGTCCTCTGTCAAGACTTGCCTCAGGAGCTTCTTTACCCCACAATGTTTCATCACTTAAGTGACTGGATGTGACAACAGTACCAGCAACAGAATCAATTTTACAAAGCAAACGTCCAGCAGCTGCAAAACGTGCTACTTCTCGTTCAATAAATTCAGATGTAACTCCAAATGATTCAGCCATGTAATCCAAACTGAGGGATCGGTATGCCTGTAATATTTGTTTGTATGCACGTAATCTCATTTCTTGTACATAGTGTCGATAATGTGGATGAAGTAATGGGTCCTGTTTCATTTCAGTTTCGACTCTTGCAAGGCACAACAAGAAATCAGCATAACGACCTTCATAAAGTGAAACAAAATATTCCCTCAAATCTTGATACTGAGAATGTAGTGCTTGTGCCATTACACCATGGTTCATCAACTTTTTACGCAATTCATATCTTGGAAGTGCAATCATACAAGCTAAAACAGTATAACGAATAATGGTGCCAAAATCAGCCAGTTCATAAGACTCAAATGTTGGAACAACATCGACAAAAAGATGTGCAGCTCTAGAAAAATCTCTAATGGCTAAACTCCAAACACCTTCATAAGCTTTCAATTTATTTCTGGCAGACCAATCACCGCCACTGATACCCTCAATTAATTCAGTTGCCTTTTCTATAGCGCTCCCCATGGCTTTAATATCACAACCGTGAAAAAATGCTATTCTAAAGAGAGTAAACACAGCATCAATACGATGGCTTTTAGGTACAGTCTTATCTTCTAGTTTAGAATTTGCTAAATTAGTAGCAGCTTCTCTATCACCAATTGAACAGAGATAATCCAGCTTAGCTTGCCAAACACCGCTGACTTGATCTTCTTCTTCGACAACACTGTTCTCGTGTTCAGCTTCTAATTTAGCCAACTGCTCGACATTGAGAGCAGCCATTTTATCATACAATTTCTGATCGAATTCCCAACCCAAGTCTGTGCACACctgtacaaataaaacattacagcAATTAAAACTAgcctttatttacaaataaatcaaaacttACACATGTAAATAGGAATTTGTGGgagataaaatacaataatgatcTATAAAATCCAAGGAAAGACTAGTAAATTACGACCTGATGTGAAAAAATCTTGTGGattagaatattgaaaataaagggatttgaaattaggaaaaaatgataattattaaagctGCATTAAATAAACCAGATGTgtatatcaatttaattaattaacaatcaaaGTGCATTCTGTTgatagactgaaaaaaaaaaaaatcacatatggAAGAATAACTATTTATACTGAAGTCCACCCACATCTAACATTTTTCTTCAAACAGCTACATGAAAGAAGACAAGATAAATCTAGTAATATTAAAAGCTGACATAAACATTCCTGTATGATGCAATGATCAAACAATTCATCATtcaacatctgttttttttttacactgtttGCACAATAAACTGATGCAGAATCTTGTTACAAGAGAATTCATCTACGGAACAATAACACATAGTATTACATGATGTTTCAACAAATCTAAATATACAAtgttataacttcttttttttcttatacctaAAGAttacatatagaaaaatatttcttttaagaatgtttttgggatgttataaaacaaaataatgcacACAATATCAGCAACCAAAtactttagatttaaaatttttctggtttACTACATGaggatttgtaaaattataatgagTTAAGCCAATTAtcatacaattatattaaaaggtAAGCTTATAAAAACAGATGTCACTTAGAATCAACTGCATAAAGCTTGTTAATTCAAGAACAAAACTTGTAACAAAACGTCAATTCAATCTTGATCATCTTCAGGATGCATAGAAGAGGACAATGTGACTCTCatagatattcatttttatgctttacaatttgtttgaaataagaTTTTGGGATAACATTGTCAAAGgacactttttattaatttgggtTACTTATAGACTGCAAGAAAGAGCACCCACAATATCTTTTTTCCCTATATATCCGAAACTAAGCATAATTTTACTTGATGTCAAGATTTTTTGATAAGGATCAATTAAACTGGTTAAGTAACTAAAAACTATTATTGTCTATGAAAACTTTTCAATTGCTACAACCCactatagaaaatttgattttttgcaaTCTGGGTAcgcaattttaatgaaaataattcatataaattaacaGAAGGTTTATGGACAGGTTATTACAAGCTTTATTAAGCAGCTGCACACAAATGTTACATTACATTTAACAGAACATAAGTGAGGAATGTAGTAATAGGTAAATGTTTATcttagttatgaaataaaatcatacccATATTTGGTGATAGCATGGTCAAATCtgctcagcatttaaaaaaaaaaaagaactttctaaATACATGGAAATATGCTTCCCAGAACAATAACACATTAAGAATTAACCCTATATATTTTGGTGCTTGCACCAGGACATAAATTTAAAGGTATTATATTGTCATGGGttcacggctcgatcaggatattgagagattgacaatataattacaatttattagtttgataatatagaacataaataaaataagataaatcaataataataataataataacaatgacaatgaaaacaacaataataataatgccccggaTAAATCCAACTCTACGTCCGTGCAGCAACATCTATGCACATGTCTGGGGCGGGCAACAACATGTTACTTTGGTACCTCTACTTATGTTGGCCAACAGGGAAGTGATCTTGCTCAGGAACTACTTTTGGAGCACGGGAATGGTGATCTCGAGCTATCCaagctggttgcggttgtgcttcttgGTTTTGCTGTTTGCAGTGTGGGTGGGtggcatgaccgtgatctgtttgtCAACGCTAGGTGGAGTGTGAACGGGGAGTGCCCATCCCTCCTCTTGGTTGTGGAGCCGGATTGAGGGTGGGCttctgtgagcttgctctgccaaaGTGAGTCAGTTACTTTGGCAGGGTACgtcccatgggtaagggtatcagagtccttactgctacgtgcgagccctgggatgtcaATAttgtgggtcaggcagtacctgtcTCCTTGGCCcaggttaaatttgtgggaggcagctgactgggggaacccaggcaggatcattGAACTGGGGCACACCCAACTGTCTCTCCGCCCGCAACTTGTAACATATTGACTGATGATATATAGGTTTATGGAAACAACAGCTTTCACAACTTCCATCGCAGAGGGTCCATGTAAAAAACCTCGTTCTGGAGAACCTCTTTCTTCAGTAGGGAAGAGGAGGAAGAGTGTGGAGTTTAGTGATAAGGAGGAGTTTAATGTACTAGAAAGGAAGGATTGAACTATGCTTCGACCTAAGAGTGGAGGATCTAGatatctaataataaagaaaaaggatggTGACTTTTCTAAGAACAGCTCCTTCGTGATTGCTTGTGGCATCACTGAAGCAGCTGGAGGACTGGTGAAAGATACAAGAAAGACTGCAATGGAAATATTTGTCAAAACTGTTAATGACTTACAGTTGCTgcgattattaaaacaaaaaaatattggactTTTCGATGTTGAGGTTTTAGCACGCAGTACTCTATATACTGCTAAAGTATTTAGAGTACTTTGGTGTTCTGTGTTTTGGTGTGGTCACACCAAATGCACAGGTTGCTGCTGCTGCTCCTGCAGTCACCGTCAAACCTAAGGAGGTGGTAACAGAACTGGCGCCAGTCATAACAATGTTGGTAGAAAGAATCGTTAATCAGGAGTTAAGGAATCGAACACTCAGGGACAGCAGCCCAAAGTCATCTAAAACAAAAGCAAACCTGCCAAAGCAACAGTGTGTAACTTCTTCAATAAATGAACATTCAATGAACTCAAAGGTGACGCAAAGTTCTAAACAAACGAAGGAACCTGAAACCAaagttcagattaaaaaaatcccAACTCCGGGACCCGCGAAAATAGACATACCTATTTTAGAGAAGGAAAATTTGGGGGAAGCTAAAATAGAGCCTCCAAAATCACAGATGCCTTTAACTGAGAGGGTGAGACCCTCCAGAAAAATGCTATTCGATTGCCCCACGCGTTCTTGCAGTGAGCATGTCCAGTCTTGACTGTGATGTGCTTCTGGCTGTGCGCCAACATAGCTGGTGTCAACCGATACCGGTTGACActggtataaatatatatatatatatatatatatatatatatataagtgtctTTCATGTGATGTTAATtggcaagggccctttacacccttgtcatgttttttgtttaatagattTTACTGATGTGTATTTCAATTTACATTACTGACAAGTTTTGTTTTGAGAGTTTTTGACCCCTtgtcatgtttttttgtttaatagattttattgatgTGTATTTCAATttgccctctcaatgtcagcaatggtgtcaaaacgttttcctttaagcacagttttaatttttgggaagagccaaaagttgcatggtgctaaatccggtggtgagtatggcggatgtggacagacaggaacacttttttcagccaaaaactcgcgaatgagaagcgaggtgtgacacggcacgttgtcgtggtgaagaaggaagccattggtccatttttctggtcgctttcttcatacgtcgtttcgcaaacgttgcagtacacccttataaaattcagagtttacagttgttccccttggaacgaactctgattgCACTATgtcctcactatcgaaaaaaacaatgaacatgaccttgatgttggattttgactgacgtgcctttttagggctaggagatgaactggttttccattgggaactctgcattttggtctcagggtcatagccatagacccaactttcatctccagttacaattttggccatgaagtccggatctgcatgaagacgacccttcaactctgtgcaaattgacacacgattttcaaactccatgttgcgcgacagacacgataaacacaacctcactctagtggctctggcagctgactggcaaactcgaacgtgttacaacttgtccctgcgtatctcagttgatcacgctattggacaaattacagcatatggatgtagcgtcgggagttgccgctataaaaattaattcaccgtattttttgatcacacctcatataataatcataaatgtcaacaataataatcaataaattacaaagaaaatataatttcaagtgAGGGCAAGATTTGTTTATAAGTACAttgtaaaaaccagaattcagtgacattgacaaaagacattataaTGACCACTAATATTTATACTTCTAACAACTGGTATTATATCAGTATGAAGGTAAGATTTTACTAAAGTTCTTACACTACAGATACTTTTCCTGCTCACAAATacaactaccctaacaatttttGAATGAGTTCAAtactttattccttttattaattgTCTATATTCACTCACTGAACAACCTCCTGCAGTCTCCTACTATCCTCACGGAATGCTTGTGACATCACTTCATACATTGTATAAAGACATACAATCTTGCTTCTTCATTGACTAACATAATAACTCCCTGTTTAAACTCAATGAACACTAGATTAATACTCATTTCAACTCTTCTTCCCTgtagtatttatactcctattctCTTTACCTGTAGAATCAGCTCCAAGTTTAAGAGTGAGAATGATCTTCAGAGACATTTTCCCAAACATTCCTACCCTAGCCGATGTTGTCAAAGACAACATCGGCGTTCTCATAGACAACATTGAGGGTGGCCAGCAAGtagtatttcaaagaaaaatttttaaatggacctgttagccTTAGAAGAAGGATTCCGTTTAGTCCCCTTCTGGATttctttcatttgttattttctaCTTTCTTCATAGTTggcaggaatctgttactcaggtccatgtaccggtcttgttacaatacacTTCATGTACAGGATAAAAACTCTACACATTAAAACACCCTCATAAAGATTGACAAAAtccttaatgaataaaataaaattcaaatcgtACATTCTCTTTGAATTTATAACAGTCACATAGTTCAAACTCTCCTATTTAATATATCACTTTTATCAATACTACATTTTCCCTCCCAAAcagttactttaaattaatttctgttaatattgaaGAGGACATTTTGAATACTTAAAACCAGAACAGAATAAGTTATTCATATAACCaatgtatgtaattatataaaaaaagaaaacaaattagtagaaacttattttcataaaattaaattttatcctgaaattaatttttttgatttaatagaattttacaaatatattattaaaactatatgcATATTTGTTTAAGTACAATAGCTTACATTATAAAACATACTGAAACAAGTGAGAATGGcatatatgatgaaaaaataacgtTACCTCTTTGTAATACGGTGCCATATTTCCTTGTTTGATTCCAGCCAACAATTTCTCCTTAAGCTCAACATTGTGTCGATGTTCAGCAAGTCGTAGAGCAAACCTCCAGTTCGCTAACTGCATATATGCTGGTGTATTACCTTCGTTTTCCATATTTAGAAAGGATACctgtaatacaaaatacaatCACATTCTTCAACAAAAAGAAGTTAGCTAACACTCTTTTTTCTGATCTGCTGAAcaaacaaactatttaaaaaataagtgtgaATTCCAGACAAAAGCAATGAAGAAatgaattccattttaattcaacaaatgattagtgcatcaatatttttcattttgatgatatttggtatataataactacccaccttgtagtggccaaaatatttttttttatatataaaaaaagagtaatagactattttctaacttgccaacaggtaaaaacagccatttttgtcgctttttccatgagctgcagcattcttattttacatcatacagagggtcaaaaagagCTTTTTGGAAACAGTacagatggaacttcatcttagtgtactcaaaattcattttgttacataaccaaatcttgtaatgtttactgaagttatgttcacaaattgttttttttttttaattttgggcccaaaataaataatgaagggcttagggtaacaggtaAGATTTTGAAATGTCTCAATTTTTAGGGGTCAAAatccacatgtgggacaggtggaaaaaatcagaaatgtTTACATCAGTAAGTTATTTTTGTGTACTTTAaaaccatgtaaaatttatttcattactcaaaggggttgatgagtaatgaagccaacaaaaccacTATAAACATCATTCCTTCTAACCGTAAACAAGGTATCCAAAAATACTGGTGttctgtattttttcataatataacaaaaattactactaaactcattagaatgaataaattgataattaataaatagtcaattacagaatgataataataattacaaaatgataaacaattcaaatatattaacaagttgttcacgtcacttttaccttattttacttctGCTAATGGAAATTATGAGTAAATCTggcacttttttataaaaaatataacttggtgctcctgccatttttttattgagtagaattGATAAGTCCTCACTCAtttttggtgtaatgttgtgtcctcCTCCAGtatagttgatagaaaaagctttGAAGGcagagaatctttaaaatattttccagttgaaccctgTTTGATtatcaatgatttcttgaatgaagtaacATGACCCtgtggatggaaaaagtgtatttgatattcctctttatttttatgtattttgacttcaatgactttgcctaaccaccacttgccatcgtatatgcagcagacataatttttacattttggcttaggtaaacctataaagcaatcagaaaaattaatgttcttGTGCACCaatactaatgtaaatgtttctgattcagagatCGCCCAGACTTTAGgtatacatttctgacttgttggaacataacagtgaaaggttcttgtttctgggactgttgtgattatCTGATAACGAGAACTGTGGTATTCTTCattctcttgaacatctttattacagcagtaaataaatgttatatttctaatattgtctttgcaataattgtacatttcagaaggtgtaataATTTGATGATTGTTGATTCTCCTTTGAAGACTTGCTTcagtcacagtcctttttacagttccaacAATACCATTACAcggtccttttccatggtatgacgcaaaaaaatgtcattcagctgttatttcaaaatcttcttgatggtagcacaaatttatgaaatttttttgtttttatactggggtgaagagccatcagaaaaataaaaaaattgtttaacttgtgataacagtgtttttactttatatataacttgtttttggaagcagaagaacgatgtaatattgtgcttcaagtactcactaatcacacagtggctttggctttgtaattttccttcttttttaaaataaatgagaaatggATACgctgtggcataagtttttgaccagtgatgTGACTGGACTTCATCTTgcatcacaaaaggaaaattgagggaagtctcccattacaatacCTTCACCCtccaagttttcctttttaatgttgaggaaattagcttgtttctttgcaaaaaaatgatGCTCTTTtagagtatttaaattttcagtaagtttatccaagtactcttgaaatggaagaatttgagtagttagttcacaacggtcaacagaaacccactgtttgaagataattccAGAATCAAAATCATTCCAGCTCTTTGTAGTAATCagagcacttcattagtgcctgggcatttttcacactgtgacagcatTCATGTTTCAATTTCTATTTCACATAtcatggttgaaaggagaattttataaccaaatttcatttttagagcagataacatgagttttacattttggtgggtggCACACACATCAACAGAAtgagtacctgacccaccagccgtaacacaaaatttaggtcttaaatcagcaaattatgaaaaaccaatttttaaattatgtttttctttgaaggctgagtataattcttttaagttacataagataagtgtatttttaatattaattttcttcccattAGCTTGTCTGAgagagacacaatccttcttgcctggcatcatttatgtagtttatttaggattcctctcctccaagTCGTGTCATACGCCTTTTGCATATTGAAAGATACAGCAACAAGGCATTGGTGGACTAGGAAGGCATTTTGAATAACAGATTCATTCAAGAGAAACTACATGATCGATAGACAATCTACTTTGATAGAAACCGCATTGTTTGAGGGCAATTAGGATGTTTCAAACAAGATACCACACAAACAGAGATgagaaataaactttatatttttgaattttattaaaaaataaaacagaatggaAATGCAACGGCGTTTACCAATCGTTCCAACACCTTGCACAGAGTGATGGTACTTATAATATACTACTTGTGCTTGATGATAATTGTACTGGTCAAGGAGACGGGATGATAACATGAGGGatatgatttatctttaccaggtttcgATAAGGGAATCACCAATGCTTTTGACCAGGAATCTGGAAAAATctgatagaaaatattatatttttttttattatcacttccAAGGAAAGTGTCATGGGAATTATTCAAGGCAAACCTTGGttcatcaaaagaaaaaggaatgtttaattcattttgcgaaTCTATGATAACAAATGGCGcattttctacctgcaacttacACCTGACCAACTCATGACAATatgatgtaagtgaaactgcCAAAAAACATATTTCCAAATGAGTTTGCCACATCCACTGATGTTGTTATGAGGATGCCGTTGTTTTCCAGTACATGGGGTGCGGAGATTGTCGTGATCCACATATAGCTCAAACTTTTATCTATACAAAAAATGATGGTGTTATCTGAGAAATGGTATCAGTATAAATCGATCAAGATTTTTGCTTAGCACATTGAAACACTTGACGGCAAACAGCTCTTGCCTTGTGGAAGGTGCAGAGCAATACAATCATAGGTCTTCAATTGAAATTACATAAAGCCCTCTGTCAAACCTTTAGTGCACGCCTGCAGTTTTTATCCCACCAAGAAACTGCAGGCCCCCTTGGTTTTCCGTTTGTTAAAGGGATAAATTCATTTGTGCTATCGCGTATCAGGTGTGTAAACTTGGGGAAGTTGGTGGATTGTGTTACCATTCTTGTCATATTGGCCACAGGAATCCTTGCATCCTATCCAGACTGCTTTCTGACACCCATCTACATGACTGACTGAGGTGACTAATACAATTTCCTTCAGGAAAACAGCCACACCTTCACGTCCTCTGCCCTCA harbors:
- the Rpn7 gene encoding regulatory particle non-ATPase 7, whose translation is MENEGNTPAYMQLANWRFALRLAEHRHNVELKEKLLAGIKQGNMAPYYKEVCTDLGWEFDQKLYDKMAALNVEQLAKLEAEHENSVVEEEDQVSGVWQAKLDYLCSIGDREAATNLANSKLEDKTVPKSHRIDAVFTLFRIAFFHGCDIKAMGSAIEKATELIEGISGGDWSARNKLKAYEGVWSLAIRDFSRAAHLFVDVVPTFESYELADFGTIIRYTVLACMIALPRYELRKKLMNHGVMAQALHSQYQDLREYFVSLYEGRYADFLLCLARVETEMKQDPLLHPHYRHYVQEMRLRAYKQILQAYRSLSLDYMAESFGVTSEFIEREVARFAAAGRLLCKIDSVAGTVVTSSHLSDETLWGKEAPEASLDRGLLYQTTVKRGDILLNRLKKLARVMDF